In Lapillicoccus jejuensis, the DNA window CCGGCTTGAGGCCGGGGGCGTCGATGACGTGGCCCTTGTCCGCGATGTACTCGACGATCGCCTCGATGGTCTCGCCGGTGTAGCCGAGCTTCTTCAGCGCGCGCGGGATCGTCAGGTTGACGATCTGCATCGAGCCGCCGCCGACGAGCTTCTTGAACTTCACCAGCGAGAAGTCGGGCTCGATGCCGGTGGTGTCGCAGTCCATCATGAAGCCGATGGTGCCGGTGGGCGCGAGGACCGAGGCCTGCGCGTTGCGGTAGCCGTGCTTCTCCCCCAGCGCGACGACGTCGTTCCACGCCTTGGTCGCGAGGCGGTGGATGTCGCCGTCGATGGTGTCGAGGGTCTTGACCTCGTCGTTGGCGGCCTGGTGCTTGCGCATGACCCGCTTGTGCGCGTCGGCGTTACGGGCGTACCCGGCGTAGGGGCCGACGACGGCGGCGATCTCGGCGGAGCGCTTGTAGGCGGCGCCGGTCAGCAGCGAGGTGATCGAGGCGGCCAGGCTGCGGCCACCCTCGGAGTCGTAGCCGTGGCCGGTGGCCATGAGCAGCGCGCCGAGGTTGGCGTAGCCGATGCCGAGCTGGCGGTAGTCACGGGTGGTCTGGCCGATGGACTCGGTCGGGAAGTCGGCGAAGCAGATGGAGATGTCCATCGCCGTGATGACGAGCTCGGTGACCTTCTGGAAGGTGAGGGCGTCGAAGGTGTCGTCGTCCTTGAGGAACTTCAGCAGGTTGAGCGAGGCGAGGTTGCACGCGGAGTTGTCGAGCGACATGTACTCCGAGCACGGGTTGGACGCGGTGATACGGCCGGTCTCGGGGTTGGTGTGCCAGGCGTTGATCGTGTCGTCGTACTGGATGCCCGGGTCGGCGCACTCCCAGGCGGCCTTGGCGATCTTGGCCCACAGGTCGCGGGCGTCGACCGTCTCGATGACCGCGCCGTCGAGGCGGCTGCGAAGGCCGAAGTCGGTGCCGCCCTCGACGGCACGCATGAACTCGTCGTTGACGCGGACCGAGTTGTTGGCGTTCTGGTACTGCACGGACACGATGTCCTTGCCGCCGAGGTCCATGTCGAAGCCGGCGTCGCGCAGCGCGCGGATCTTGTCCTCCTCGCGCGCCTTCGTCTCGACGAACTCCTCGATGTCGGGGTGGTCGACGTCGAGGACGACCATCTTCGCCGCGCGGCGCGTCGCGCCACCGGACTTGATCGTCCCCGCGGACGCGTCGGCACCACGCATGAAGGAGACCGGGCCGGACGCCGTACCGCCGCTGGAGAGCAGCTCCTTGGAGCTGCGGATGCGCGAGAGGTTGAGGCCGGCGCCGGAGCCGCCCTGGAAGATCTTCCCCTCCTCGCGGTACCAGTTGAGGATCGAGTCCATCGAGTCGTCGACCGAGAGGATGAAGCAGGCCGAGACCTGCTGCGGGCTCTTCGTGCCGACGTTGAACCACACCGGCGAGTTGAACGAGAAGACCTGGTGCAGCAGCGCGTAGGTCAGTTCGTGCTCGAACAGCTCGGCGTCGTCGTCGGAGGCGAAGTACCCGTGCTCCTTGCCGGCCTTGACGTAGGTGAGGACGACGCGGTCGATGAGCTGCTTCAGGCCCGTCTCACGCTGCGGGGTGCCGACGGCGCCACGGAAGTACTTCGTCGTGACGATCGTCGAGGCGTTGACCGACCAGAAGTCGGGGAACTCCACACCGCGCTGCTCGAAGATCGTCTCGCCGGTCTTCCAGTTCTGCTGGACGACGTCGCGCTTCTCCCAGGTCACCTCGTCGTACGGGTGCACACCGGGAGTGGTGTAGATGCGCTCGATCTTCACGCCCTTGCCCCGCGGGCCCTTGCGGGTGGAGGCGCGGTTCGCGGTCTCGGTCATGGTGTGCCCCTTCCCCGGGTCAGGCCGGGTGTCGTGGTGTGTGGTCAGTCTTGCGGGAGGGTCTGACAGCGCTCAGTCGGCTGTCGGAGCGTGCTGG includes these proteins:
- a CDS encoding vitamin B12-dependent ribonucleotide reductase; the encoded protein is MTETANRASTRKGPRGKGVKIERIYTTPGVHPYDEVTWEKRDVVQQNWKTGETIFEQRGVEFPDFWSVNASTIVTTKYFRGAVGTPQRETGLKQLIDRVVLTYVKAGKEHGYFASDDDAELFEHELTYALLHQVFSFNSPVWFNVGTKSPQQVSACFILSVDDSMDSILNWYREEGKIFQGGSGAGLNLSRIRSSKELLSSGGTASGPVSFMRGADASAGTIKSGGATRRAAKMVVLDVDHPDIEEFVETKAREEDKIRALRDAGFDMDLGGKDIVSVQYQNANNSVRVNDEFMRAVEGGTDFGLRSRLDGAVIETVDARDLWAKIAKAAWECADPGIQYDDTINAWHTNPETGRITASNPCSEYMSLDNSACNLASLNLLKFLKDDDTFDALTFQKVTELVITAMDISICFADFPTESIGQTTRDYRQLGIGYANLGALLMATGHGYDSEGGRSLAASITSLLTGAAYKRSAEIAAVVGPYAGYARNADAHKRVMRKHQAANDEVKTLDTIDGDIHRLATKAWNDVVALGEKHGYRNAQASVLAPTGTIGFMMDCDTTGIEPDFSLVKFKKLVGGGSMQIVNLTIPRALKKLGYTGETIEAIVEYIADKGHVIDAPGLKPEHYEVFDTAMGARSISPMGHVKMMAATQPFLSGAISKTVNLPEDATVEEIADVYFQGWKLGLKALAVYRDNCKVGQPLSDGGSTAKDKAADAAAEADAVKVEKVIEYRPVRRRLPKRRGSQTTSFAVGGAEGYLTAGTYESGELGEIFLKFGKQGSTLAGVMDAFSIAVSIGLQYGVPLETFVEKFTNLRFEPAGLTDDPDVRMAQSIMDYVFRRLALDYMDFDTRNFMGIHTATERARQLETGEYTPDGGQSGDDVEDELESYAQSAPVAKAKPAEETKHTATIPVAEVKSGAGAASAREVSSDVHSSAELLEKFQGKAADAPMCMTCGTKMRPAGSCYVCEGCGSTSGCS